Below is a genomic region from Planctomycetota bacterium.
CAGGATGCAGGCTGAAGCCCGCGCTACGAACTGGCATTTTCATGATAGCGCTTGGCTGGATTGCTGCAAGCCGGGCTTGACGGCGGCGGCCCAATGGCTATGATGTGCGGGGCCGAGGCGGCAATGCGGATTCTACATTCCAGATTGCAGACCGCAGACCCCAGCTTCCTTGTTGCGGAGAGCGAGCCATGACGATGGACCGAGGACCCGTGAATCGCCGAGGCTTTCTGCGCGGCGCGGCCACCGCCGCCGCGGCGCTGGCCGTGGTGCCGCGCCACGTGGTCGGCGCCGAGAGCCCCACAGGCCCGCAGCCGCCCAGCGAGGTGTTCGCCTGCGGCCTCATCGGCTGCGGCGGCCAGGCCGGCGAGGATCTCAAGAGCTACATCAAGGACTGGGGCGCCGACTTCAAACTCCTGGCCGCGGCCGACGTGCACTACGGCCACCTCCAGAACGCCAAGAAGCGCTGGGGCGAGCAGGTGGAGCTGTACACCGACTGGCGGCGCGTGGTCGAGCGCAAGGACATTGACGTGGTCTCCATCGCGACCCCGCCCCACTGGCACGCGCTCTGCTGCATCGGCGCCGCGCAGGCAGGCAAGGACATCCTGTGCGAGAAGCCGATGACGAAGTTCATCGCCGAGGGCCGCGCCGTGGTGACGGCCGTCAAACGCTATGGCCGCGTGTTCCAGATCGGCACCAGCGGCCGCTTCGGCGCCTGCAAGAGCCCCCACAGCCGCATGATCCACAAGATCATGCGCAGCGGCCTGCTCAAGAACAACTGCCAGGGCGTCTTCATCCAGCGCGGCGGCTTCCCCGTCAAGCGCTACTGCGGCCTCGTCAACGCCAAGCCCGAGCCCGTCCCCAAGGAACTCGACTGGGACATGTACTGCGGCCCCGCCCCCGTCCGCCCCTTCCACCACGACCGCTTCGGCTGGAACCACCGCTTCTACTGGGACTACGAGGGCGGCGCCCTGGCCGACTTCGCCCAGCACTACATGGACCCCTTCCAGTGGATCTACGGCAAGGACGACACCAGCCCCGTCGAGGTCGAGACCCTCGCCGCCCCCGCCCACCCCGAGTGCTGCACGCCCTGGGCCTGGGCCGAGCTGAAGTATGCCGACGGCCTGACGCTCGTGCTCGACGGCAATGAGTGGGGCCCGCGCTACGACCGCAAGAAAGAGCGGCGCGTGGACCTCAGCGACCTCGACGCCGAGAGCCAGGAGAAGCTCAAGGCCCTGCCCGACCCCGAGCCGCTCCTCACCTTCCCCGAGGCCGTGCGCCAGCGGAAGGACTCGGGCGGCCACGTGGAGGCCGCCCACCGCGCCATCACCATCGCCCACCTCGCCAACATCTCGCTGCGGCTCGGGCGCAAGATCAAGTACGACCCCGTCAAGGAACAGGTCATCGGCGACGACGTGGCCAACCGCCTGGTCTATCAGCCCATGCGCGAACCCTGGCACCTGTAGGGCGCGCATGCTTGCACGCGGAACCCGTTCTGCTAGGAGTCCCCCCGATGCCCGCTTCTGAACAGCTCAAGGCCCTCGTCGAGCAGATACCCGACCACGACAAGGGCGGCTCGTATGTGAGCCTCACGCCGGAGGCCGGCGAGGCCATGCGCACGCTCGCTGCCGAAATCCTCAAAGGCGGCCGCGAGAACGTGCTCGGCCTTGTTGACCTGCTCGTCGAGCCGAAGATCGGCGAGGAGGTCAAGGACATCAAACCCCACTATGCCCTCCACCTCGTCGCCGTCCACGTCACAGGCGAGGGTCAGGAGAAGGCCCGCGCCGAAGTTGCCCTCGCCCTCGCCTCCCAACTGGGCGGCGACCGGCCCAAGGCCATCCAGAAGTACCTGATCCAGGAGATTCAGCTCTGCGGAGGCAAGGAGGTCACCGAGACCCTCGGCAAGATGCTCCTCGACCCCGACCTCTACGACGACGCGGCCCGCGCTCTGGCCGCCATCAAGGAGGGCGCCGCCGACGTGCTGCTCGCCGCCTTGCCCAACGTGAAGGGCCGCGCCCGGCTGAGCGTGATCAAAAAGCTCGCCGTGCTGAAGTGCGAGAAGGCCGCCGACGTCTTCAAGCAGGCACTCGCCGAGCAGGACCTCGACATCCGCATTGCGGGTGCCTGGGGCATCAGCCGCATCGCCGATGCATCGGCCTCCGAGGCCCTGCTCAAGGCCGCCGACGGCGCCAGGGACTGGGAGCGTCTGAACCTGTCCGACGCGGCCATGTCCCTGGCCGACGCGCTGCTCGCCGCGGGCAAGAAGCCAGAAGCCGCCGCCATCTACGCCCATATGGCCACGACGCGCACCGACCCGACCGAGAAGCACATCAAGCAGGCCGCCGAACGCGGCCTGGCCGCGACGAAGTGAGGCACGGACCCACCGAGAGGCGCTACTCGGCGAACTCGAGGATGTCGTAGTCCTCGAAGCGATGGAAGTCGAGCGCACTGAGCCGGGCGCTGCTGGAGAGCTCTTGGCCCGCCTCGAGGTAGACCGAATAGTCGTAGCGGCATACGGCGAAGCGCCAGCGATCGCCAAGTTGCGGCTTCGGTGTGGGGGTGAAGGCCGAGAGCGGGATGGCAGCCTCCACGATCCAGCCCTTATCCTTGTCCTTCCAGTTGTTCACGGTGCCGCTCACCGAGATGGCCACCTGAATCCGCGAGTCCCAGTCCTTCCAGCGGTCAATCGAGCCTGCGGCGAGGCGACGGCCGATCAGCAGGTCGAGCACGGTGCCCAGAGGATTGATCTCGATCTCGTAGTAGGCCGGCTCGACGTCGCTCGGCTTGACGAACAGCTCGACCACGTCGTCCTCCCATAGCCAGGCGTCGCGCTCCTTCTTCAGTGCCAGCAGGTCGAAGTCCTCCATCACCACGCCGAGGTAGAGGAACTCGTCGTCCCACAGCAGCTGCGCCGAACTGGGATGGCGCGGCTTCCGTCCTTCGGGCGGAATGCGAAAGTCGTCGAGCACGTAGGCACGATCCCACGCAGGATCGTTGAGCTTGCCGTCAATGGCGATCTTGCCCGCGGCGCGGCGGCAGGGGATGATCCGGGCTTGCCGACTGCCCTCGCCCGGCGCCGGGGCCTTCGGCAGGCACCCTGCGAGCAACAGACACGCGATGGCAGTTCCCACGGCTCGTCCTTGCATGGCAGCGCCTCCTGGTCCAGCGGCCTCCCACACGGATTCTAGCCGCCTCCGCCTCCCCTGTCAACGCCGATGCCCAGGCCATCTTGACAAGCGCGCCCATCCGCCCAATAATACGGGCTGTGGCATCGGTGCTGCTAGAGTGAACTCACAAGCGAAAGGAAGCGGTTATGCGGCCGGACTTCGAGGCCCTCGCGACGAGCCGTCGGGTCTATGTTCCCTCCGAACGCCGGTTGGTGGGGCACGTGCCCACCATTGCGCTCTGCCCCGTGGCGGACGGGCGCACGGGCGCCTACGAGACCAACGTCGAGAAGACCTGGCGCATGACGGCCAAGGTCTACGACCTCATCGCCGACAATGTAAGGCTGCCCGATGGCACACCCGTCCGCGTCGTGGTCGCGCCCGAGATCGTCTACGGCCCCCGCAGCGGCGCCCTCGCCCAGAAGCACTTCACCGAACACGGTGCCTCGGCCTGCATCTTCCTCAGCCGCTCGTGGTCATACAGCGACGAGCTGATGAGCGCCTGCCAGGGCATCGGCTCCTCGGAATGGCAGCTCTGCGCCTACGGCTTGAACCAGACAGATAGGCCCGGCGCCGTGTGGCTCAAGGCATTCACCGCCGCGATGGACGAGAAGGGCCGGCCGATCTTCTGCATCTACTCGCCCGACCTGGAGAGCGAGGACGGCCCGCTCGCTCCCTTCGTGGCCGAGCGATTGCTCCGCTTCGCCCGCTGCGCCGCCGCTGTGGCCGAGCTGCGGGGCAAGAATTACCTCTCCCTCGGCGCCGTCTCGATGGGCATCATCGGCTCCGACGTCCGCCGCAACGCCCTCCTCCACTACTTCGGAATGGGCACCGTGAGCTACGACATGGTCGGCCTCCAGGGCCGCATGGCCCGCGGCTTCTACGACCACGAGGAGCTCGAGCGCGCCATCAAGTTCATGGACAGGTTCGAGAAGGTCTTCGGCAAGGGCAAGCGCCCCTTCAAGGCCAAGGACCTCGTCGCCGAGTGCTGCAAGATGGCCCTCATCACCCGCGACCTGATGGTCGGCAACCCCCGCCTCGCCGATCCCGCGGTGGGCAAGGCCCAGGGCTTCAAAGCCGACGTCGAGTACGCCCAGGGCGCCAACGCCATCGCCGCAGGCACCCAGGGCCAACGGCAGTGGACAGACCTCTACCCGAACTTCGACGTGACCGA
It encodes:
- a CDS encoding carbohydrate-binding family 9-like protein, with product MQGRAVGTAIACLLLAGCLPKAPAPGEGSRQARIIPCRRAAGKIAIDGKLNDPAWDRAYVLDDFRIPPEGRKPRHPSSAQLLWDDEFLYLGVVMEDFDLLALKKERDAWLWEDDVVELFVKPSDVEPAYYEIEINPLGTVLDLLIGRRLAAGSIDRWKDWDSRIQVAISVSGTVNNWKDKDKGWIVEAAIPLSAFTPTPKPQLGDRWRFAVCRYDYSVYLEAGQELSSSARLSALDFHRFEDYDILEFAE
- a CDS encoding HEAT repeat domain-containing protein codes for the protein MPASEQLKALVEQIPDHDKGGSYVSLTPEAGEAMRTLAAEILKGGRENVLGLVDLLVEPKIGEEVKDIKPHYALHLVAVHVTGEGQEKARAEVALALASQLGGDRPKAIQKYLIQEIQLCGGKEVTETLGKMLLDPDLYDDAARALAAIKEGAADVLLAALPNVKGRARLSVIKKLAVLKCEKAADVFKQALAEQDLDIRIAGAWGISRIADASASEALLKAADGARDWERLNLSDAAMSLADALLAAGKKPEAAAIYAHMATTRTDPTEKHIKQAAERGLAATK
- a CDS encoding Gfo/Idh/MocA family oxidoreductase; this translates as MTMDRGPVNRRGFLRGAATAAAALAVVPRHVVGAESPTGPQPPSEVFACGLIGCGGQAGEDLKSYIKDWGADFKLLAAADVHYGHLQNAKKRWGEQVELYTDWRRVVERKDIDVVSIATPPHWHALCCIGAAQAGKDILCEKPMTKFIAEGRAVVTAVKRYGRVFQIGTSGRFGACKSPHSRMIHKIMRSGLLKNNCQGVFIQRGGFPVKRYCGLVNAKPEPVPKELDWDMYCGPAPVRPFHHDRFGWNHRFYWDYEGGALADFAQHYMDPFQWIYGKDDTSPVEVETLAAPAHPECCTPWAWAELKYADGLTLVLDGNEWGPRYDRKKERRVDLSDLDAESQEKLKALPDPEPLLTFPEAVRQRKDSGGHVEAAHRAITIAHLANISLRLGRKIKYDPVKEQVIGDDVANRLVYQPMREPWHL